One genomic region from Falco rusticolus isolate bFalRus1 chromosome 19, bFalRus1.pri, whole genome shotgun sequence encodes:
- the UBAP2L gene encoding ubiquitin-associated protein 2-like isoform X2 → MMTSVGTNRARGNWEQTQTQSQTQHKQRPQATAEQIRLAQMISDHNDADFEEKVKQLIDITGKNQDECVIALHDCNGDVNRAINVLLEGNPDTVGLGPVNLHSWEMVGKKKGVSGQKESGQTEPSEESKENRERDRDFSRRRGGPPRRGRGASRGREFRGQENGLDGGKSGGSSGRGTERGRRGRGRGRGGSGRRGGRFSAQGMGTFNPADYAEPAGADENYGNSNNNTWNNTGSFEPDDGTRLDFIGGEGSNYPRKFDTAPGAWRAATEEWGTEDWNEDLSETKIFTASNVSSVPLPAENVTITAGQRIDLAVLLGKTPSSMENESTNLESSQAPSLAQPLVFSNSKQSAISQPASGNSFSHHSMVSMLGKGFGDVGEAKGSSTTGSQFLEQFKTAQALAQLAAQHTQPGGSTTASSWDMGSTTQTSSLVQYDLKNPTDSSVHSPFTKRQAFTSTSTMIEVFMQEKQPVVTASTTMPAPPSSPLPSKTNPVPQMSPGSSDNQSSSPQPAQQKLKQQKKKASLTSKIPALAVEMPGSADISGLNLQFGALQFGSEPVLAEYESTPTTSAAVSQPQSSLYTSTASESSSTISSNQSQESGYQSGTIQTATFTSQNSAQGPLYEQRSTQTRRYPNSISSSPQKDLTQAKNGFSSVQPTPLQTAQAVEGATGPAVKSDSPSAPSIAPLNDGVSASSLLTTASQHSTALSSLSHSEELPSTTTAQLSSTLPTQQNSLSSSTSSGRTSTSTLLHTSVESEASLHSSASTFSTSSSTVSAAPPVVSVSSSLSSVSSLGLSLSSNSTVTASTRSSVATTSGKAPPNLPPGVPPLLPNPYIMAPGLLHAYPPQVYGYDDLQMLQTRFPLDYYSIPFPTPTTPLTGRDGSLSSNPYSGDLTKFGRGDASSPAPATTLAQPQQSQTQTHHTTQQTFLNPALPPGYSYTSLPYYTGVPGLPSTFQYGPAVFPVAPTSSKQHGVNVSVNASATPFQQPSGYGSHGYSTGVSVTSSNTGVPDISGSVYSKTQQSFEKQGFHTGTPAASFNLPSALGSGGPINPATAAAYPPTPFMHILTPHQQPHSQILHHHLQQDGQLPYLQMILCCQRQQEDQSGSGQRSQGSSIPQKSQANKSAYNSYSWGAN, encoded by the exons ATGATGACATCGGTGGGCACTAACCGAGCCCGGGGGAACTGGGagcagacacagacacagagccAGACACAGCACAAGCAGCGGCCGCAG GCCACTGCGGAACAGATTCGACTTGCACAGATGATTTCGGACCATAACGACGCTGACTTTGAGGAGAAGGTGAAACAA CTGATCGACATCACAGGCAAGAACCAGGATGAGTGTGTGATTGCTCTGCACGACTGCAATGGGGATGTTAACAGAGCCATCAACGTGCTGCTGGAGGGCAATCCGGACACGGTAGGATTGGGTCCTGTAAATCTG CATTCCTGGGAAATGGTCGGGAAGAAGAAGGGTGTCTCAGGACAGAAGGAGAGTGGACAGACAGAACCcagtgaagaaagcaaagaaaaccgGGAGAGGGATCGGGATTTCAGCAGACGACGTGGCGGGCCACCGAGGCGGGGGCGAGGTGCCAGCCGTGGAAGAGAGT ttCGGGGCCAGGAGAATGGACTAGACGGTGGTAAGAGCGGAGGATCCTCTGGAAGAGGCACAGAAAGAGGGAGGCGGGGACGTGGCCGAGGCCGAG GTGGCTCTGGAAGGCGAGGGGGAAGATTTTCTGCCCAGGGCATGGG AACTTTCAACCCCGCTGACTACGCTGAGCCGGCCGGCGCGGATGAGAACTATGGGAATAGCAACAACAACACATGGAACAACACTGGCAGCTTTGAGCCGGATGATGGCACAA gacTTGATTTCATTGGGGGTGAGGGGTCAAATTATCCCCGAAAATTTGACACTGCTCCTG GTGCGTGGAGGGCAGCGACGGAAGAATGGGGCACGGAGGACTGGAATGAAGAT CTGTCTGAGACAAAGATCTTCACCGCCTCCAATGTGTCTTCAGTGCCTCTGCCTGCCGAGAATGTGACAATCACAGCTGGACAGAG AATTGATCTTGCAGTCCTGCTAGGAAAGACTCCCTCTTCTATGGAGAATGAGTCAACAAACCTGGAGTCGTCCCAGGCTCCTTCCCTGGCCCAGCCACTGGTGTTCAGCAATTCCAAGCAGAGTGCTATATCCCAACCTGCCTCTGGTAACTCCTTCTCTCACCACAGCATG GTGAGCATGCTGGGGAAAGGGTTTGGAGACGTCGGGGAGGCCAAAGGCAGCAGTACCACAGGTTCCCAGTTCCTGGAGCAGTTCAAGACAGCCCAGGCTCTGGCTCAGCTGGCTGCTCAGCACACCCAGCCTGGTGGGAGCACCACCGCTTCGTCTTGGGACATGGGATCCACTACGCAGACCTCGTCTCTTGTGCAGTATG ATCTCAAGAATCCAACAGACTCTTCGGTGCATAGTCCCTTCACCAAGCGTCAAGCCTTCACGTCAACTTCGACCATGATAGAAGTGTTCatgcaggagaagcagcctgTGGTGACCGCCTCCACAACCATGCCGGCACCCCCTTCCTCGCCGCTGCCCAGCAAAACCAATCCTGTTCCCCAGATGTCCCCAGGGTCCTCGGACAACCAGTCCTCCagtccccagccagcacagcagaagctgaagcagcaaaagaaaaaagcatcgTTAACATCAAAG ATCCCTGCGCTCGCGGTGGAGATGCCTGGCTCGGCGGATATCTCAGGGCTAAACCTGCAGTTCGGGGCGTTACAGTTTGGTTCGGAGCCTGTTCTCGCTGAGTACGAATCGACGCCCACAACGAGCGCTGCCGTTAGCCAACCTCAAAGCAGCCTGTACACCAGCACGGCTAG TGAATCCTCATCCACAATTTCGTCCAATCAAAGCCAGGAGTCTGGTTACCAGAGCGGCACAATACAGACAGCAACGTTTACCTCCCAGAACAGCGCTCAGGGACCACTGTACGAACAGAGATCCACCCAGACGAGGCGATACCCAAACTCAATCTCGTCCTCGCCCCAGAAAGATCTGACCCAGGCGAAG aaTGGTTTCAGTTCTGTACAACCCACGCCATTACAAACCGCGCAGGCTGTTGAAG GTGCTACAGGCCCCGCAGTGAAATCAGattccccctctgctcccagtaTCGCGCCTCTCAACGACGGGGTGTCTGCATCGTCCTTGCTGACGACAGCCAGCCAACACTCgacagctctgagcagcctgagcCACAGCGAGGAACTCCCCAGTACAACCACCGCCCAGCTCAGCAG TACGTTACCCACCCAGCAGAACAGTCTGTCCTCATCCACATCCTCTGGGCGAACATCAACTTCAACTCTTCTG CACACAAGCGTGGAGAGTGAAGCCAGCCTCCATTCTTCTGCTAGCACTttctccacctcctccagcacagTGTCAGCCGCCCCGCCAGTTGTCAGCGTTTCATCCAGTCTCAGCAGTGTCAGCAGCCTGGGCCTCAGCCTCAGCAGTAATTCCACGGTGACGGCCTCGACTCGCAGCTCCGTTGCGACAACATCAG gaaaagcccCTCCCAATCTCCCTCCTGGAGTCCCACCGTTGTTGCCTAATCCGTACATCATGGCTCCAGGGTTGCTACATGCGTATCCG CCACAGGTGTATGGATATGATGACTTGCAAATGCTCCAGACGAGATTCCCGTTG GATTACTACAGCATCCCATTCCCTACGCCCACCACCCCACTGACTGGAAGAGATGGCAGCCTGAGCAGCAATCCGTACTCTG GTGACTTAACAAAATTCGGCCGAGGCGATGCCTCTTCCCCCGCTCCTGCAACAACTTTGGCCCAGCCTCAGCAGAGCCAGACCCAGACTCACCACACCACGCAGCAGACGTTCCTGAACCCGGCGCTGCCTCCTGGCTACAGTTACACCAGTCTGCCCTACTACACAGGGGTAccagggctccccagcacctTCCAGTATGGGCCCGCCGTGTTCCCT GTTGCTCCTACCTCTTCCAAGCAGCATGGTGTGAATGTCAGCGTCAACGCATCAGCCACCCCTTTTCAGCAGCCCAGTGGCTACGGCTCTCACGGATACAGCACTG gtGTATCCGTGACATCCAGTAATACAGGAGTGCCGGACATCTCGGGCTCTGTCTACTCCAAAACTCAG CAATCCTTCGAGAAGCAGGGATTTCACACTGGAACCCCGGCAGCCTCCTTCAACCTGCCTTCAGCGTTGGGCAGTGGCGGCCCCATCAACCCTGCGACGGCGGCGGCgtacccccccacccctttcaTGCACATCCTGACCCCGCATCAGCAGCCCCACTCGCAGAtcctccaccaccacctgcaGCAGGACGGGCAG CTTCCATATTTGCAGATGATACTGTGCTGCCAACGCCAGCAGGAAGACCAG AGCGGCTCCGGGCAGCGCAGCCAAGGCAGCTCCATCCCCCAGAAATCCCAGGCCAACAAGTCTGCCTACAACAGCTACAGCTGGGGCGCCAACTGA
- the UBAP2L gene encoding ubiquitin-associated protein 2-like isoform X11 translates to MMTSVGTNRARGNWEQTQTQSQTQHKQRPQATAEQIRLAQMISDHNDADFEEKVKQLIDITGKNQDECVIALHDCNGDVNRAINVLLEGNPDTVGLGPVNLHSWEMVGKKKGVSGQKESGQTEPSEESKENRERDRDFSRRRGGPPRRGRGASRGREFRGQENGLDGGKSGGSSGRGTERGRRGRGRGRGGSGRRGGRFSAQGMGTFNPADYAEPAGADENYGNSNNNTWNNTGSFEPDDGTSAWRAATEEWGTEDWNEDLSETKIFTASNVSSVPLPAENVTITAGQRIDLAVLLGKTPSSMENESTNLESSQAPSLAQPLVFSNSKQSAISQPASGNSFSHHSMVSMLGKGFGDVGEAKGSSTTGSQFLEQFKTAQALAQLAAQHTQPGGSTTASSWDMGSTTQTSSLVQYDLKNPTDSSVHSPFTKRQAFTSTSTMIEVFMQEKQPVVTASTTMPAPPSSPLPSKTNPVPQMSPGSSDNQSSSPQPAQQKLKQQKKKASLTSKIPALAVEMPGSADISGLNLQFGALQFGSEPVLAEYESTPTTSAAVSQPQSSLYTSTASESSSTISSNQSQESGYQSGTIQTATFTSQNSAQGPLYEQRSTQTRRYPNSISSSPQKDLTQAKNGFSSVQPTPLQTAQAVEGATGPAVKSDSPSAPSIAPLNDGVSASSLLTTASQHSTALSSLSHSEELPSTTTAQLSSTLPTQQNSLSSSTSSGRTSTSTLLHTSVESEASLHSSASTFSTSSSTVSAAPPVVSVSSSLSSVSSLGLSLSSNSTVTASTRSSVATTSGKAPPNLPPGVPPLLPNPYIMAPGLLHAYPPQVYGYDDLQMLQTRFPLDYYSIPFPTPTTPLTGRDGSLSSNPYSGDLTKFGRGDASSPAPATTLAQPQQSQTQTHHTTQQTFLNPALPPGYSYTSLPYYTGVPGLPSTFQYGPAVFPVAPTSSKQHGVNVSVNASATPFQQPSGYGSHGYSTGVSVTSSNTGVPDISGSVYSKTQQSFEKQGFHTGTPAASFNLPSALGSGGPINPATAAAYPPTPFMHILTPHQQPHSQILHHHLQQDGQSGSGQRSQGSSIPQKSQANKSAYNSYSWGAN, encoded by the exons ATGATGACATCGGTGGGCACTAACCGAGCCCGGGGGAACTGGGagcagacacagacacagagccAGACACAGCACAAGCAGCGGCCGCAG GCCACTGCGGAACAGATTCGACTTGCACAGATGATTTCGGACCATAACGACGCTGACTTTGAGGAGAAGGTGAAACAA CTGATCGACATCACAGGCAAGAACCAGGATGAGTGTGTGATTGCTCTGCACGACTGCAATGGGGATGTTAACAGAGCCATCAACGTGCTGCTGGAGGGCAATCCGGACACGGTAGGATTGGGTCCTGTAAATCTG CATTCCTGGGAAATGGTCGGGAAGAAGAAGGGTGTCTCAGGACAGAAGGAGAGTGGACAGACAGAACCcagtgaagaaagcaaagaaaaccgGGAGAGGGATCGGGATTTCAGCAGACGACGTGGCGGGCCACCGAGGCGGGGGCGAGGTGCCAGCCGTGGAAGAGAGT ttCGGGGCCAGGAGAATGGACTAGACGGTGGTAAGAGCGGAGGATCCTCTGGAAGAGGCACAGAAAGAGGGAGGCGGGGACGTGGCCGAGGCCGAG GTGGCTCTGGAAGGCGAGGGGGAAGATTTTCTGCCCAGGGCATGGG AACTTTCAACCCCGCTGACTACGCTGAGCCGGCCGGCGCGGATGAGAACTATGGGAATAGCAACAACAACACATGGAACAACACTGGCAGCTTTGAGCCGGATGATGGCACAA GTGCGTGGAGGGCAGCGACGGAAGAATGGGGCACGGAGGACTGGAATGAAGAT CTGTCTGAGACAAAGATCTTCACCGCCTCCAATGTGTCTTCAGTGCCTCTGCCTGCCGAGAATGTGACAATCACAGCTGGACAGAG AATTGATCTTGCAGTCCTGCTAGGAAAGACTCCCTCTTCTATGGAGAATGAGTCAACAAACCTGGAGTCGTCCCAGGCTCCTTCCCTGGCCCAGCCACTGGTGTTCAGCAATTCCAAGCAGAGTGCTATATCCCAACCTGCCTCTGGTAACTCCTTCTCTCACCACAGCATG GTGAGCATGCTGGGGAAAGGGTTTGGAGACGTCGGGGAGGCCAAAGGCAGCAGTACCACAGGTTCCCAGTTCCTGGAGCAGTTCAAGACAGCCCAGGCTCTGGCTCAGCTGGCTGCTCAGCACACCCAGCCTGGTGGGAGCACCACCGCTTCGTCTTGGGACATGGGATCCACTACGCAGACCTCGTCTCTTGTGCAGTATG ATCTCAAGAATCCAACAGACTCTTCGGTGCATAGTCCCTTCACCAAGCGTCAAGCCTTCACGTCAACTTCGACCATGATAGAAGTGTTCatgcaggagaagcagcctgTGGTGACCGCCTCCACAACCATGCCGGCACCCCCTTCCTCGCCGCTGCCCAGCAAAACCAATCCTGTTCCCCAGATGTCCCCAGGGTCCTCGGACAACCAGTCCTCCagtccccagccagcacagcagaagctgaagcagcaaaagaaaaaagcatcgTTAACATCAAAG ATCCCTGCGCTCGCGGTGGAGATGCCTGGCTCGGCGGATATCTCAGGGCTAAACCTGCAGTTCGGGGCGTTACAGTTTGGTTCGGAGCCTGTTCTCGCTGAGTACGAATCGACGCCCACAACGAGCGCTGCCGTTAGCCAACCTCAAAGCAGCCTGTACACCAGCACGGCTAG TGAATCCTCATCCACAATTTCGTCCAATCAAAGCCAGGAGTCTGGTTACCAGAGCGGCACAATACAGACAGCAACGTTTACCTCCCAGAACAGCGCTCAGGGACCACTGTACGAACAGAGATCCACCCAGACGAGGCGATACCCAAACTCAATCTCGTCCTCGCCCCAGAAAGATCTGACCCAGGCGAAG aaTGGTTTCAGTTCTGTACAACCCACGCCATTACAAACCGCGCAGGCTGTTGAAG GTGCTACAGGCCCCGCAGTGAAATCAGattccccctctgctcccagtaTCGCGCCTCTCAACGACGGGGTGTCTGCATCGTCCTTGCTGACGACAGCCAGCCAACACTCgacagctctgagcagcctgagcCACAGCGAGGAACTCCCCAGTACAACCACCGCCCAGCTCAGCAG TACGTTACCCACCCAGCAGAACAGTCTGTCCTCATCCACATCCTCTGGGCGAACATCAACTTCAACTCTTCTG CACACAAGCGTGGAGAGTGAAGCCAGCCTCCATTCTTCTGCTAGCACTttctccacctcctccagcacagTGTCAGCCGCCCCGCCAGTTGTCAGCGTTTCATCCAGTCTCAGCAGTGTCAGCAGCCTGGGCCTCAGCCTCAGCAGTAATTCCACGGTGACGGCCTCGACTCGCAGCTCCGTTGCGACAACATCAG gaaaagcccCTCCCAATCTCCCTCCTGGAGTCCCACCGTTGTTGCCTAATCCGTACATCATGGCTCCAGGGTTGCTACATGCGTATCCG CCACAGGTGTATGGATATGATGACTTGCAAATGCTCCAGACGAGATTCCCGTTG GATTACTACAGCATCCCATTCCCTACGCCCACCACCCCACTGACTGGAAGAGATGGCAGCCTGAGCAGCAATCCGTACTCTG GTGACTTAACAAAATTCGGCCGAGGCGATGCCTCTTCCCCCGCTCCTGCAACAACTTTGGCCCAGCCTCAGCAGAGCCAGACCCAGACTCACCACACCACGCAGCAGACGTTCCTGAACCCGGCGCTGCCTCCTGGCTACAGTTACACCAGTCTGCCCTACTACACAGGGGTAccagggctccccagcacctTCCAGTATGGGCCCGCCGTGTTCCCT GTTGCTCCTACCTCTTCCAAGCAGCATGGTGTGAATGTCAGCGTCAACGCATCAGCCACCCCTTTTCAGCAGCCCAGTGGCTACGGCTCTCACGGATACAGCACTG gtGTATCCGTGACATCCAGTAATACAGGAGTGCCGGACATCTCGGGCTCTGTCTACTCCAAAACTCAG CAATCCTTCGAGAAGCAGGGATTTCACACTGGAACCCCGGCAGCCTCCTTCAACCTGCCTTCAGCGTTGGGCAGTGGCGGCCCCATCAACCCTGCGACGGCGGCGGCgtacccccccacccctttcaTGCACATCCTGACCCCGCATCAGCAGCCCCACTCGCAGAtcctccaccaccacctgcaGCAGGACGGGCAG AGCGGCTCCGGGCAGCGCAGCCAAGGCAGCTCCATCCCCCAGAAATCCCAGGCCAACAAGTCTGCCTACAACAGCTACAGCTGGGGCGCCAACTGA
- the UBAP2L gene encoding ubiquitin-associated protein 2-like isoform X6, with the protein MMTSVGTNRARGNWEQTQTQSQTQHKQRPQATAEQIRLAQMISDHNDADFEEKVKQLIDITGKNQDECVIALHDCNGDVNRAINVLLEGNPDTVGLGPVNLHSWEMVGKKKGVSGQKESGQTEPSEESKENRERDRDFSRRRGGPPRRGRGASRGREFRGQENGLDGGKSGGSSGRGTERGRRGRGRGRGGSGRRGGRFSAQGMGTFNPADYAEPAGADENYGNSNNNTWNNTGSFEPDDGTRLDFIGGEGSNYPRKFDTAPGTIHPGAWRAATEEWGTEDWNEDLSETKIFTASNVSSVPLPAENVTITAGQRIDLAVLLGKTPSSMENESTNLESSQAPSLAQPLVFSNSKQSAISQPASGNSFSHHSMVSMLGKGFGDVGEAKGSSTTGSQFLEQFKTAQALAQLAAQHTQPGGSTTASSWDMGSTTQTSSLVQYDLKNPTDSSVHSPFTKRQAFTSTSTMIEVFMQEKQPVVTASTTMPAPPSSPLPSKTNPVPQMSPGSSDNQSSSPQPAQQKLKQQKKKASLTSKIPALAVEMPGSADISGLNLQFGALQFGSEPVLAEYESTPTTSAAVSQPQSSLYTSTASESSSTISSNQSQESGYQSGTIQTATFTSQNSAQGPLYEQRSTQTRRYPNSISSSPQKDLTQAKNGFSSVQPTPLQTAQAVEGATGPAVKSDSPSAPSIAPLNDGVSASSLLTTASQHSTALSSLSHSEELPSTTTAQLSSTLPTQQNSLSSSTSSGRTSTSTLLHTSVESEASLHSSASTFSTSSSTVSAAPPVVSVSSSLSSVSSLGLSLSSNSTVTASTRSSVATTSGKAPPNLPPGVPPLLPNPYIMAPGLLHAYPPQVYGYDDLQMLQTRFPLDYYSIPFPTPTTPLTGRDGSLSSNPYSGDLTKFGRGDASSPAPATTLAQPQQSQTQTHHTTQQTFLNPALPPGYSYTSLPYYTGVPGLPSTFQYGPAVFPVAPTSSKQHGVNVSVNASATPFQQPSGYGSHGYSTGVSVTSSNTGVPDISGSVYSKTQQSFEKQGFHTGTPAASFNLPSALGSGGPINPATAAAYPPTPFMHILTPHQQPHSQILHHHLQQDGQSGSGQRSQGSSIPQKSQANKSAYNSYSWGAN; encoded by the exons ATGATGACATCGGTGGGCACTAACCGAGCCCGGGGGAACTGGGagcagacacagacacagagccAGACACAGCACAAGCAGCGGCCGCAG GCCACTGCGGAACAGATTCGACTTGCACAGATGATTTCGGACCATAACGACGCTGACTTTGAGGAGAAGGTGAAACAA CTGATCGACATCACAGGCAAGAACCAGGATGAGTGTGTGATTGCTCTGCACGACTGCAATGGGGATGTTAACAGAGCCATCAACGTGCTGCTGGAGGGCAATCCGGACACGGTAGGATTGGGTCCTGTAAATCTG CATTCCTGGGAAATGGTCGGGAAGAAGAAGGGTGTCTCAGGACAGAAGGAGAGTGGACAGACAGAACCcagtgaagaaagcaaagaaaaccgGGAGAGGGATCGGGATTTCAGCAGACGACGTGGCGGGCCACCGAGGCGGGGGCGAGGTGCCAGCCGTGGAAGAGAGT ttCGGGGCCAGGAGAATGGACTAGACGGTGGTAAGAGCGGAGGATCCTCTGGAAGAGGCACAGAAAGAGGGAGGCGGGGACGTGGCCGAGGCCGAG GTGGCTCTGGAAGGCGAGGGGGAAGATTTTCTGCCCAGGGCATGGG AACTTTCAACCCCGCTGACTACGCTGAGCCGGCCGGCGCGGATGAGAACTATGGGAATAGCAACAACAACACATGGAACAACACTGGCAGCTTTGAGCCGGATGATGGCACAA gacTTGATTTCATTGGGGGTGAGGGGTCAAATTATCCCCGAAAATTTGACACTGCTCCTGGTACGATTCATCCAG GTGCGTGGAGGGCAGCGACGGAAGAATGGGGCACGGAGGACTGGAATGAAGAT CTGTCTGAGACAAAGATCTTCACCGCCTCCAATGTGTCTTCAGTGCCTCTGCCTGCCGAGAATGTGACAATCACAGCTGGACAGAG AATTGATCTTGCAGTCCTGCTAGGAAAGACTCCCTCTTCTATGGAGAATGAGTCAACAAACCTGGAGTCGTCCCAGGCTCCTTCCCTGGCCCAGCCACTGGTGTTCAGCAATTCCAAGCAGAGTGCTATATCCCAACCTGCCTCTGGTAACTCCTTCTCTCACCACAGCATG GTGAGCATGCTGGGGAAAGGGTTTGGAGACGTCGGGGAGGCCAAAGGCAGCAGTACCACAGGTTCCCAGTTCCTGGAGCAGTTCAAGACAGCCCAGGCTCTGGCTCAGCTGGCTGCTCAGCACACCCAGCCTGGTGGGAGCACCACCGCTTCGTCTTGGGACATGGGATCCACTACGCAGACCTCGTCTCTTGTGCAGTATG ATCTCAAGAATCCAACAGACTCTTCGGTGCATAGTCCCTTCACCAAGCGTCAAGCCTTCACGTCAACTTCGACCATGATAGAAGTGTTCatgcaggagaagcagcctgTGGTGACCGCCTCCACAACCATGCCGGCACCCCCTTCCTCGCCGCTGCCCAGCAAAACCAATCCTGTTCCCCAGATGTCCCCAGGGTCCTCGGACAACCAGTCCTCCagtccccagccagcacagcagaagctgaagcagcaaaagaaaaaagcatcgTTAACATCAAAG ATCCCTGCGCTCGCGGTGGAGATGCCTGGCTCGGCGGATATCTCAGGGCTAAACCTGCAGTTCGGGGCGTTACAGTTTGGTTCGGAGCCTGTTCTCGCTGAGTACGAATCGACGCCCACAACGAGCGCTGCCGTTAGCCAACCTCAAAGCAGCCTGTACACCAGCACGGCTAG TGAATCCTCATCCACAATTTCGTCCAATCAAAGCCAGGAGTCTGGTTACCAGAGCGGCACAATACAGACAGCAACGTTTACCTCCCAGAACAGCGCTCAGGGACCACTGTACGAACAGAGATCCACCCAGACGAGGCGATACCCAAACTCAATCTCGTCCTCGCCCCAGAAAGATCTGACCCAGGCGAAG aaTGGTTTCAGTTCTGTACAACCCACGCCATTACAAACCGCGCAGGCTGTTGAAG GTGCTACAGGCCCCGCAGTGAAATCAGattccccctctgctcccagtaTCGCGCCTCTCAACGACGGGGTGTCTGCATCGTCCTTGCTGACGACAGCCAGCCAACACTCgacagctctgagcagcctgagcCACAGCGAGGAACTCCCCAGTACAACCACCGCCCAGCTCAGCAG TACGTTACCCACCCAGCAGAACAGTCTGTCCTCATCCACATCCTCTGGGCGAACATCAACTTCAACTCTTCTG CACACAAGCGTGGAGAGTGAAGCCAGCCTCCATTCTTCTGCTAGCACTttctccacctcctccagcacagTGTCAGCCGCCCCGCCAGTTGTCAGCGTTTCATCCAGTCTCAGCAGTGTCAGCAGCCTGGGCCTCAGCCTCAGCAGTAATTCCACGGTGACGGCCTCGACTCGCAGCTCCGTTGCGACAACATCAG gaaaagcccCTCCCAATCTCCCTCCTGGAGTCCCACCGTTGTTGCCTAATCCGTACATCATGGCTCCAGGGTTGCTACATGCGTATCCG CCACAGGTGTATGGATATGATGACTTGCAAATGCTCCAGACGAGATTCCCGTTG GATTACTACAGCATCCCATTCCCTACGCCCACCACCCCACTGACTGGAAGAGATGGCAGCCTGAGCAGCAATCCGTACTCTG GTGACTTAACAAAATTCGGCCGAGGCGATGCCTCTTCCCCCGCTCCTGCAACAACTTTGGCCCAGCCTCAGCAGAGCCAGACCCAGACTCACCACACCACGCAGCAGACGTTCCTGAACCCGGCGCTGCCTCCTGGCTACAGTTACACCAGTCTGCCCTACTACACAGGGGTAccagggctccccagcacctTCCAGTATGGGCCCGCCGTGTTCCCT GTTGCTCCTACCTCTTCCAAGCAGCATGGTGTGAATGTCAGCGTCAACGCATCAGCCACCCCTTTTCAGCAGCCCAGTGGCTACGGCTCTCACGGATACAGCACTG gtGTATCCGTGACATCCAGTAATACAGGAGTGCCGGACATCTCGGGCTCTGTCTACTCCAAAACTCAG CAATCCTTCGAGAAGCAGGGATTTCACACTGGAACCCCGGCAGCCTCCTTCAACCTGCCTTCAGCGTTGGGCAGTGGCGGCCCCATCAACCCTGCGACGGCGGCGGCgtacccccccacccctttcaTGCACATCCTGACCCCGCATCAGCAGCCCCACTCGCAGAtcctccaccaccacctgcaGCAGGACGGGCAG AGCGGCTCCGGGCAGCGCAGCCAAGGCAGCTCCATCCCCCAGAAATCCCAGGCCAACAAGTCTGCCTACAACAGCTACAGCTGGGGCGCCAACTGA